GAGGGGCCTTGGGGGGCGCTGGGAGGGaatttggggtgctggggtggaTGGGGGGGGGCCtagggggggatttgggggggggatctgggggcattttggggggtgctgggggtggatGGGGGGccttgggggggatttgggggtgctggggggggggttggggggggggtccccgtctCTGAGCGCTCCCCGCAGGTGCAGGAGGGTGCGGGGGACCCCTACAGCCGGGGGTTCCCCTCCTTCACCGaccgggcccccccccgccgccccccgggggtgccccccatccccgtccACCCCCTCAGCGCCAACACCGCCGCCCGCCTCCTGCGGTACCGACCCCCCCGCGCCCACGGgggacccgccccggcccccccgggacccccccgggacccccccgccggACTCCTGGGACCTCCCCatgggttccccccccccagccaaaaCGCCTGGGTCcctgcgtggggggggggggggggagaagggggggcttCCTCTGacacccccagacccccgggTCCCTgagggaggatggggggggggggagcggggggggcggagggagCCCAGGTGGGGCAGAGGCCGTTGGAGCCTCATTAGGAGCAGCTGAGGGCAATTAGGGCTAATTAGGGGTCATCAGCCCCCGGGAGGGGCCCAGCTGCTGCGCCCCGGACACCTGGGCCCCCCCCCCGAACTCCGGGGACCCCCTCAAATTCGTGGGtgtctcccccgccccccccccggacacTCGGGTGCCCCCAAATTcctgggtccctggggaggggattggggggggggggggggggggaatcccgTGCCCGGGTCCCCCCCCGGACGCCCGGGTCCTTCCCCGCAGGGTGTTGGGGGCTCCTCAGGCCCCCCCCCCACTggggtcccccccccctcccgggggCTGCGGTaccggccgggcgcgggggggcggcggctgcGGCTCAGCGTGGCCCCGGGGACGGCGCCCGGGACCCTCACCAGCGTCTTCGGGGCCCTGGAGGGGCGGCTGGAGCCCGGTCAGGGGCGTGGCCTTTGTGGGCGTGGCCGCGAGgggaggggctgcagggagggtggggccggggagggggagggacaagcctggggggaggggggggggctccaTAGGGAAAAGCCGGGGGGGCGTGGTTTGTTTGGGGGCGTGGTTTGTTTGGGGGCGTGGTTTGGGGGCGTGGCCAACCGTGGGGCGTGGTCGGGTGGGAACTGGGTTGGGGGTGTGGCCGAAGGGGCGGGGCCAAAGGGGGTGGGGCAAAGAGGGGGTGGGATCAACCCCGGGGGTGTGGCCTTTTGGGGGTGTGGCCAAGCTGGGTGTGGTTGAAGGGCGGGGCTCGGGTGGGTGTGGCTAAAGGGGGGTGTGGTTTGATGgggtggggctggggcggggctgggggggcggagCCTGGCTGACCCCGCCCCCTCGCAGACTGTTACGTCATCGTGGGGGCGCAGCGCGATTCgctggggccgggggcggcggcctcGGGGGTGGGCACCGccctcctgctggagctggcccGGCTCTTCGCCGCCATTGGGCGGGACGGTGAGGGCGGGGCCGGAGGGCGGGGCcagagggggcggggccgggggggcggggcatTGGGGTGGGAAAAGGGCGGGGTTTGGGCCCCTGGAtgcctctgacccccccccccccccatcaccccccccagccccgtgtgaccccccccggcccctgtgACCCTCTGGATGCTGGGTCCCCCCTggccccccgtgacccccccccgacccccgtgacccccccgtgaccccccgtgacccccccgtgacccccccgtgaccccggccccgccccccgcagggTTCCAGCTCCGCCGGACGCTGCTCTTCGTCAGCTGGGACGGGGGCGAGTTCGGGCACTTGGGGGCCACCGAGTGGCTGGAGGTCAGTCCCCAGGgcggggtgtccccgtgtcccccccacgtgtccccatgtcccccccccccccatgtccccacgtccccccgtgtcccccatgtccccgtgaccaactgtgtccctgtgtccccatgtgtcccccatgtcccccccgtgtccccgtgttgCTGTGTCCCCCCATATCctcgtgtccccccgtgtccccatcactgaccgtgtccccccgtgtccccttgtgTACCTGTCActgtgtccccgtgtgtccccgtgtccccatgtccccccccatgtccccccgtgtccccatgtcccccccgtgtcccccccatgtccccatcactgaccgtgtccccccgtgtcccctcgtgtACCTGTcaccgtgtccccgtgtccccatgtcccccccgtgtccccccgtgtccccacgtgtccccgtgtcccccccatgtccccatcactgACCGTgtccccccgtgacccccccagGGTTACCCCGACCTCCTCCACACCAAAGCCGCCGCCTACATCAGCCTGGACCAGGCCGTGCTGGGtgagcccctcccccaccccaggacGGGGGCAGGGGatgtcccctcccccccctcccccccccctcccccctccccccccccggccacctgGGATCACCTGACGCCCCTCCCCCCACCAGGTGACGACCGTTTTGTGGCCAAAACCAGCCCGATGCTGGTCAACCTCCTGGAGAGCGCCCTGGGCCAGGTggggggaggggccgggggggtggggtgggggaggggtgtcGTGTCACGTgacgtcccccccccccgctcccccccccccccggctcatcacccctccccccccccccaggtggagAGCCCCAACGAGGGCGGGAAAAGCCTCTTGGAGGCGGTGAcgcggccggggcggggctgGGAGAGTGACGTGTgagcgccggggggggggtccggggaggagggggggggtccggggtgggggaggagcggggatgttgggggggggggggtcggggggtcGGGGCCGAACGGCGGGATCCCCCccttgggggagggggagggaaggggttccccaaacccctgggtcccccccccgggggggtgggggaggggcgttggggggggggggtggggggaggggagggctcgtgtcccatcccccccccccccccacccctcgacgcctgggacccccccccccaggatccgGCCGCTGCCCCCCGAAAGCGGCGCCTTCCCCTTCACGGCCGCCGCCGGCGTCCCGGCCCTGGAGCTCGGCTTCGACGAGGTGGGGggtccccgtgtcacccccagcgtccccgtcacccccgtgtccccccccccccccccgcccccgtgtccccatcatGGATCACGTCCCCAGCACTGgccacccccacgtcccccacggGTGGTCCCAAgtgtccccgtgtcacccccgtgtccctgtgaatcgtccccatgtcccccccccggtgcccccaccGCAGGCCACGGCCCTCCGTGTCCCCGTGACCGACcatgtccccgcgtgtccccgtgtccccctgagTCCCTGTCCCCACGGCCCTCCGTGTCCCCATGACCGCGTGCACCCCATGCCCCCCCTCGTCTCCCCacgtcccctccgtgtccccttgtccccctcaATGACCgtgtctccatgtccccccccacgtgtccccacgtcccctctgcGTCCCCTTGTCCCCGTCACCAAccgcgtccccgtgtccccttgtccccgtcaccatgtcccccccccccgccgtgtccccgcagGCGCCGGGGGGGTGGTCGCGGGCGGCGCTGGGGACACGCGAGGACACGCTGGGGCGGCTGCAGGGGCGGCTGCGGGGGCGGCTGCCGGCGGTGGCCCGAGCGGTGGCCGCGGTGGCCGCCCACCTCCTGCTGCGCCTGGGCCACGACGCCCGGCTGCCCCTCGACCCCGGCGCCCTGGGGGACGCGCTGCTGCGGCGCCTGGCGCCCCTCCAGGTcagaccagtatggaccagtatggaccagtatagCCCAGTATAGACCAGtgtggcactgggagggcactgggagggtatcgggggacactgggggaccctggggctgcccctggaCCCTGGTGCCCTGGGGGACGCGCTGCTGCGGCGCCTGGAACCCCTCCAGGTCAGACCAGTATGAACCAGTATAGACCAGTGTAGACCAGTATAGCCCAGTATAGACCAGcgtggcactgggagggcactgggagggtatcgggggacactgggggaccctggggctgcccctggaCCCTGGTGCCCTGGGGGACGCGCTGCTGCGGCGCCTGGAACCCCTCCAGGTCAGACCAGTATGAACCAGTATAGACCAGTGTAGACCAGTATAGCCCAGTATAGACCAGcgtggcactgggagggcactgggagggtatcgggggacactgggggacactggggctgCCCCTGGACCCTGGTGCCCTGGGGGACGCGCTGCTGCGGCGCCTGGCGCCCCTCCAGGTcagaccagtatggaccagtatagaccagtatagCCCAGTATAGACCAGcgtggcactgggagggcactgggagggtatcgggggacactgggggacactggggctgCCCCTGGACCCCGGCGCCCTGGGGGATGCGCTGCTGCGGCGCCTGGCGCCCCTCCAGGTCAgaccagtacagcccagtacagcccagtacagcccagtagaGCCCAGTGTGGCGCTGGGGCCGTCCCCGCGGTGTCCCCAAcgcccccgctgtccccagggccgAGGGCTGTCCCTGCAGTCCCTGTCCTCGGCCCGCGGGGACGTCGTGCGAGCGGCCGAGAGGCTGCGCCGGGAAATGGCCGGCTCCGACGGCACCAACGAGCGGCTCAACCGCGGCTTCAACACCCGCATCATGGCCGTGAGTGGCACcgccaccctgtcaccctgccaccctgccaccctgtcaccctgacaccctgtcacccaccctgtcaccctgtcaccctgccaccctgacaccctgacaccctgtcaccctgccaccctgacaccctgccaccctgtcaccctgccaccctgccaccctgtcacccaccctgccATCCtgtcaccctgacaccctgccaccctgtcacccaccctgccatcctgccaccctgtcaccctgtcaccctgtcacccaccctgccatcctgtcaccctgtcaccctgtcacccaccctgtcacccaccctgccaccctgtcaccctgtcaccctgacaccctgacacccaccctgtcacccaccctgtcacccaccctgccaccctgtcaccctgacaccctgtcaccctgacaccctgccaccctgccacccaccctgtcaccctgccaccctgccacccaccctgtcaccctgtcaccctgccatcctgtcaccctgccaccctgtcaccctgacaccctgccaccctgtcaccctgccaccctgtcacccaccctgtcaccctgccaccctgtcaccctgtcacccaccctgtcaccctgtcaccctgtcacccaccctgccacactgtcaccctgccaccctgtcaccctgccgccctgtcaccctgtcaccctgacaccctgtcacccaccctgtcaccctgtcaccctgtcaccctggcaccctgtcacccaccctgccATCCTGTCACCCTgacaccctgtcaccctgtcacccaccctgtcaccctgtcaccctgtcaccctgccacccaccctgccatcctgtcaccctgacaccctgacaccctgtcaccctgtcacccaccctgtcaccctgccaccctgccacccaccctgccatcctgtcaccctgacaccctgacaccctgtcaccctgccaccctgccaccctgtcacccaccctgccacactgtcaccctgccaccctgtcaccctgccgccctgtcaccctgtcaccctgtcaccctgtcaccctgacaccctgtcaccctgtcaccctgtcacccaccctgtcaccctgtcaccctgtcaccctgccaccctgtcacccaccctgccaccctgtcaccctgacaccctgacacccaccctgtccCCTCGACGCCCGCATCATGGCCGTGTCATCATCACTGTCACCCCGtcaccgtccctgtccccgttGACCACGTCCCCaaccccgtccctgtccccatcccattgaccgtgtccccgtccctgtcctgtccccactGATGGTGTCCCcacccttgtccctgtccccattgaccacgtccctgtccccatccccatccctgtccccatcccactgatggtgtccccgtccctgtcccggTCTTTATCCCCATTGaccatgtccctgtccccgtccctgtccccattgaccacgtccctgtccctgtccccatccctgtccccaccccactgacagtgtccctgtccctgtccccatccccatcccactgacggtgtccccgtccctgtccctgtccccattgaccacgtccctgtccccatccctgtccccaccccactgacggtgtccccgtccctgtccccatccctgtccccattgaccacgtccctgtccccatccctgtccccaccccactgACGGTGtcctcgtccctgtccccatccctgtccccattgaccacgtccctgtccccatccctgtccccatccctgtccccccaccccactgacagtgtccctgtccctgtccccatccccatccaccgacggtgtccccgtccctgtccccatccctgtccccattgaCCAcatccgtgtccccatccctgtccccaccccactgacagtgtccctgtccctgtccccatccccatcccactgacggtgtccccgtccctgtccccatccctgtccccaccccactgacggtgtccccgtccctgtccccatccctgtccccattgaccacgtccctgtccccatccctgtccccaccccactgacggtgtccccgtccctgtccccatccctgtccccaggcggAGGCCTCGCTCCTGTCCCCTTTCGTGTCCCCCCTGGTCACCCCCTTCCGCCACGTGCTGCTGGGCCGGGGGGGCCACACGCTGCCGGCGCTGGCggcccagctggggaggggacagggctgggggacgcggggggacacCCGCCACCTCCGCCTGCGCCTGGCCCTGCTGACCTGGACCCTGCAGGGGACGGCCGGGGCCCTGGCCGGGGACGCCTGGGACCGCGGGGACatctgggggcggggggacatgggggaccgGGGGGACATCTGGGACCttggtggctctggggacactggagaccgtggggacaacggggacatTGGAGaccgtggggacaccagggaccgTGGTGCccttggggacaagggggacacCTGGGACTATGGGGACACCTGGGACTATGGGGACCATGGGGACACCTGGGACCgtggtggccttggggacaaCGGGGACCATGAGGACACCTGGGACCGTGGTGGCCTTGGGGACCATGGTGACACCCAGGATCATGGTGGCCCTTGGTGACACCTGGGACTGTGGGAACACCTGGGATCATGGTGgtcttggggacacctggggttGTGGTGGCccttggggaccttggggacagctgggaccgtggtggccttggggaccttggggacagctGGGGTTGTGGTGGCCCTCAGGGACAACGGGGACAGCTGGGACCATGGGGACACCTGGGACCatggtggccttggggacacctggggttGCAGTGGCCCTTGGGGACCATGGGGACAGCTGGGACCGTGGTGGCCTTGGGGACCATGGTGACACCCAGGATCACGGCGGCCCTTGGTGATGCCGGGGACCGTGGTGGCCTTGGGGACGCCGGGGACATCGAGGACGCCCcgggctggccccgccccctcattTGCATacggcgggcggggcg
The Chroicocephalus ridibundus unplaced genomic scaffold, bChrRid1.1 SCAFFOLD_580, whole genome shotgun sequence DNA segment above includes these coding regions:
- the LOC134509636 gene encoding transferrin receptor protein 2-like, whose amino-acid sequence is ALPAGAGGCGGPLQPGVPLLHRPGPPPPPPGGAPHPRPPPQRQHRRPPPAGVGGSSGPPPTGVPPPSRGLRYRPGAGGRRLRLSVAPGTAPGTLTSVFGALEGRLEPDCYVIVGAQRDSLGPGAAASGVGTALLLELARLFAAIGRDGFQLRRTLLFVSWDGGEFGHLGATEWLEGYPDLLHTKAAAYISLDQAVLGDDRFVAKTSPMLVNLLESALGQVESPNEGGKSLLEAVTRPGRGWESDVIRPLPPESGAFPFTAAAGVPALELGFDEAPGGWSRAALGTREDTLGRLQGRLRGRLPAVARAVAAVAAHLLLRLGHDARLPLDPGALGDALLRRLAPLQGRGLSLQSLSSARGDVVRAAERLRREMAGSDGTNERLNRGFNTRIMAAEASLLSPFVSPLVTPFRHVLLGRGGHTLPALAAQLGRGQGWGTRGDTRHLRLRLALLTWTLQGTAGALAGDAWDRGDIWGRGDMGDRGDIWDLGGSGDTGDRGDNGDIGDRGDTRDRGALGDKGDTWDYGDTWDYGDHGDTWDRGGLGDNGDHEDTWDRGGLGDHGDTQDHGGPW